GTAGTATATGGCGGTGACCGTAAACAGTTCCAGCACCATGAAATGTTCCTGCACCAGCAACTGGGCGCGCCGCAGCAGTTCCTCCATGGAAATGACGGATGTGATGGAGGTTGTCTTGAGCAGTCCGTTGACCGAGTTGCCCAGGGGCGGCACGATAATGCGCAATGCCTGCGGAAAGGTGATGTACCGGGCAATCTGGCCTTCTTCCAGCCCCAGCGCGCGGGCTGCTGCAATCTGTCCCGGTGAGACGGCATCCAGCCCCGCACGGATGATTTCGGCCAGGTAGGCGGCTTCGTTCAGGCTCAGTCCGATCAGGGCGGCCGTGGTGACATCGAGCCGGATGCCGAATTTTGGCAGGCCGGTATAGATGATGATCAACTGCACCAGAAGCGGCGTGCCCCGGAACAGCCAGATATAAAAGCGCGCGGGTAGCGACAGGCCTTTATGCCGTGACCGTTTCATGACCGCCACCACGGTGCCCAGCACGAAACCGGCACAGGTGGCAAAGACTGTCAGCATCAATGTAACAAGTGCACCACGGAATATGAAACCGCTGCCCAGATACATGAAAAAGCCGTGCCAGTTCCATATCTGCATTAAAATGTTCCCTGTAGGTAAGGCGCCTGTGACAGGACAAAACGGAACGGCCATGCGCCCCGGTTCACCTGTATGATCCGGTTAGGGGTTGGTTGCATCTGTCTGTGGGCCATACAGCCTGATTTCACCAGGTGGCGGGTGAATTCCATAAGGCTGCATGATGCGTTCAAGCGTGCCGTCAATGCGCATGTCATTGAGAACGGTTGTAATGGCCATGGCCAGCGCATGGTCATGCACGGCCAGGACAACCGGGGTCGGGAACAGGCCGGACAGCGCGGGGTGCAGGCCGCCTTCCTGTGCCATGCGGGTCGCGACCGCATCGATTGACGTGACAGCCGCGACCTGGCCTGCGCGCAGGGCCATGAAGGCAACCGAGAAATCATCAAAGGTGTGGATCTCGAGCCCCTTGTGTCCAGCGGCCCGTAACTGACGGTCAATGTCGCGTGTGCGCTGTTCTTCAAAACCACCAAGTTCCACGCCCACGGCCATGCCCGCCATATCCATGATGTTGCTGACATGGTGTGTATCGGTATCGGCCATGCTGACGCTTATGGACTGGATCTCGTAGGGGATCAGTTCGAGCATGCGGGCGCGTTCATGTTTATAGAACATGCCGGTATCAACCACATCCCACCGGCGCTCGAGCAGGCCGAGGATCATGGTGGAAAAGGCCGTGGAAATGTAGGTGGGCCTGAGGCAGAGCCGCCGGGCGATTTCTGTGCCCAGTTCGATACGCATGCCATGCAGGTGCCCGTCGATGCGCATGTACTGCAGCGGCGGCAGGGAGGGATTGGTGGCCATGACCAACTGCCCTGGTGATGCCATGGCATGGGTGTC
This is a stretch of genomic DNA from Komagataeibacter xylinus. It encodes these proteins:
- a CDS encoding amino acid ABC transporter permease, yielding MQIWNWHGFFMYLGSGFIFRGALVTLMLTVFATCAGFVLGTVVAVMKRSRHKGLSLPARFYIWLFRGTPLLVQLIIIYTGLPKFGIRLDVTTAALIGLSLNEAAYLAEIIRAGLDAVSPGQIAAARALGLEEGQIARYITFPQALRIIVPPLGNSVNGLLKTTSITSVISMEELLRRAQLLVQEHFMVLELFTVTAIYYLAMTSAWDMIQRRLENYVNRPYQRTASPVLLEPEANIAVTS
- a CDS encoding transporter substrate-binding domain-containing protein, which produces MMPRRFLSFFGMLSLVVAAPAGQALAACPTGLDTHAMASPGQLVMATNPSLPPLQYMRIDGHLHGMRIELGTEIARRLCLRPTYISTAFSTMILGLLERRWDVVDTGMFYKHERARMLELIPYEIQSISVSMADTDTHHVSNIMDMAGMAVGVELGGFEEQRTRDIDRQLRAAGHKGLEIHTFDDFSVAFMALRAGQVAAVTSIDAVATRMAQEGGLHPALSGLFPTPVVLAVHDHALAMAITTVLNDMRIDGTLERIMQPYGIHPPPGEIRLYGPQTDATNP